The following proteins are co-located in the Castanea sativa cultivar Marrone di Chiusa Pesio chromosome 8, ASM4071231v1 genome:
- the LOC142607624 gene encoding uncharacterized protein LOC142607624, translated as MCWGKIKHFMQKACTNALLTKENLKKRKIIDEDMCHQCSTQPKSSLHALWDCASIRQVWVADFHWINRHLASNGTFENLLDLVLEKPHMLELFAVITWFLWSRGNKVRLKQDVLPLNRVVFEAKRYLSLHKLVRMTKLQLSRSAGMKWRLPNRIGYKTNFDGAMFHDTGEAGLGIVIQNHEGEVIAALSEKIPQPSLVTLLELLAARQGNFVDDILAKRARFCSSLTVSMESVPLDISTFVSADKHIS; from the exons ATGTGTTGGGGAAAAATAAAGCATTTCATGCAGAAAGCCTGTACTAATGCCTTGCTGACGAAGGAGaatctgaagaaaagaaaaatcattgaCGAAGATATGTGCCACCAATGTTCTACTCAGCCCAAATCAAGTCTTCATGCTCTCTGGGATTGTGCATCAATTCGACAGGTTTGGGTTGCAGATTTCCATTGGATTAATCGGCATTTAGCTTCGAATGGTACTTTTGAGAACCTGCTGGATTTAGTTCTTGAAAAGCCTCATATGCTAGAATTGTTTGCAGTCATCACCTGGTTCTTATGGTCTCGGGGAAACAAAGTTAGATTGAAGCAAGATGTCCTCCCCTTGAATCGGGTTGTGTTCGAGGCAAAGAGATATTTATCTCTTCACAAACTTGTTAGGATGACAAAGTTGCAGCTGTCCAGGTCTGCAGGAATGAAATGGAGACTACCAAACCGGATTGGGTACAAAACAAACTTCGATGGTGCCATGTTCCATGATACGGGTGAAGCTGGTTTGGGTATTGTGATTCAAAACCATGAAGGTGAAGTGATCGCAGCTTTGTCGGAAAAAATACCACAGCCCTCTTTGGTTACTCTTTTGGAATTATTAGCAGCTAG GCAAGGTAATTTTGTTGATGATATCTTGGCAAAGAGAGCTAGATTTTGTTCTTCTTTAACTGTTTCAATGGAGTCTGTTCCTCTAGATATCAGTACTTTTGTTTCAGCAGATAAACATATTTCTTGA